A single genomic interval of Chloracidobacterium validum harbors:
- a CDS encoding M1 family metallopeptidase, which translates to MTTSRLVFRIIGILLIGVLCRDWAVTPAQRAAPELPPAQWVRINNFDTQHIALDLRFDWQAQKTFGTARLTLKPTQSDFRQVTLDAGQTMTVAGVTTETGAQLAFKHDKSAEKLHITLERSYTLADTLTLVITYEAQATPPTGGIFGMFGTGLTFIQPTPDLPKRPRQIWSQGETEYNRNWFPCFDAPNDKFTSELRATVETPYTVVSNGRLVADTDNGDGTRTVHWRMEQPHASYLLAIAVGRYRLIESSYDDIPVQSYVYPDRYADAKRAFANLPRMMAFLSTETGVRYPYAKYAQTMVAEFGGGMENVTTTHLADTTLPRSHESLESIEALQAHELAHQWFGNLVTCRDWSELWLSEGFATYFEALYIRHRFGEQRFQAVMEEHRAAYHRAWREGLRRPLVTRRFTHPDALFDAYAYSRGALTLDMLRFVVGEEAWRRGITDYLTRHQFQNVETHDFRRAMEAAAGMGLDWFFEQWVYRMGHPVFEVTHRYHPAQKQLHVTVRQTQKQDPRSAYPQNDYVRTPVEVDIELPKGQRQTVRWFIEAQAEQAFSLPLEAAPRAVRFDPNHRLIREISGEPVLAERSLDQAGWRLCQCHRQAPWHPATTSAPLSATHSPVPSHARCNLAPSRVVFSQTNHRHRED; encoded by the coding sequence ATGACTACCTCGCGTTTGGTCTTCCGCATCATCGGCATTTTGCTCATCGGCGTGCTCTGCCGAGATTGGGCAGTGACGCCGGCCCAGCGGGCAGCGCCGGAACTGCCTCCGGCCCAGTGGGTGCGGATCAACAACTTCGATACCCAGCACATCGCCCTTGACCTGCGGTTTGATTGGCAGGCCCAAAAGACTTTTGGCACGGCACGGCTGACACTCAAGCCCACCCAGTCTGACTTTCGCCAAGTGACACTCGACGCTGGACAGACGATGACCGTTGCCGGTGTCACGACCGAAACGGGCGCGCAACTCGCTTTCAAGCACGACAAGTCGGCTGAAAAACTTCATATCACGCTCGAACGCAGCTACACGCTCGCCGACACACTGACCCTGGTCATCACGTACGAGGCGCAGGCCACGCCTCCGACCGGTGGGATTTTCGGGATGTTTGGCACGGGACTCACCTTCATTCAGCCGACCCCAGACTTACCCAAGCGACCGCGCCAAATCTGGTCGCAGGGCGAGACCGAATACAACCGGAACTGGTTTCCCTGCTTTGATGCCCCCAACGACAAATTCACCTCCGAGCTGCGCGCCACGGTCGAAACGCCCTACACGGTCGTCAGCAACGGACGGTTGGTCGCCGACACGGACAACGGCGATGGCACGCGCACCGTCCACTGGCGCATGGAACAGCCCCATGCCAGTTATTTGCTGGCTATCGCGGTCGGTCGGTATCGCTTGATTGAATCCAGCTATGACGACATTCCGGTGCAGTCCTACGTGTACCCGGATCGGTATGCCGACGCCAAACGCGCCTTTGCCAACCTGCCCCGCATGATGGCGTTTCTTTCAACGGAAACCGGCGTGCGCTACCCCTATGCCAAGTACGCCCAAACGATGGTTGCCGAGTTCGGGGGTGGCATGGAAAACGTCACCACGACCCACCTCGCCGACACCACGCTGCCGCGCAGTCATGAGTCACTTGAAAGCATCGAAGCGCTCCAGGCGCATGAACTAGCCCACCAGTGGTTTGGCAATCTCGTCACCTGCCGGGACTGGTCGGAACTCTGGTTGAGTGAAGGGTTTGCGACCTATTTTGAAGCCCTCTACATCCGGCACCGGTTTGGAGAGCAGCGGTTTCAGGCGGTCATGGAGGAGCACCGGGCGGCTTACCACCGAGCTTGGCGGGAAGGGCTGCGGCGTCCGCTGGTGACGCGCCGCTTCACCCACCCGGACGCCCTCTTTGACGCCTATGCCTACTCGCGGGGGGCATTGACGCTCGACATGCTGCGGTTCGTCGTGGGCGAAGAGGCCTGGCGACGCGGCATCACCGACTACCTGACCCGCCACCAGTTCCAGAATGTCGAAACCCATGACTTTCGGCGGGCCATGGAAGCCGCCGCCGGCATGGGACTGGACTGGTTTTTCGAGCAGTGGGTGTATCGCATGGGGCATCCGGTGTTTGAAGTCACGCATCGCTACCACCCTGCCCAGAAACAGCTCCACGTGACGGTACGCCAAACACAGAAACAAGACCCACGGAGCGCCTATCCTCAAAACGATTACGTTCGCACGCCGGTTGAGGTTGACATCGAACTGCCCAAAGGCCAACGCCAGACCGTGCGCTGGTTTATCGAAGCGCAAGCCGAACAGGCATTCTCACTGCCGCTTGAAGCTGCGCCGCGCGCTGTCCGCTTTGATCCGAATCATCGGCTCATCCGGGAAATCAGCGGTGAGCCGGTTCTTGCC
- a CDS encoding APC family permease, which yields MADNLQLRRGLTFTDALALTVGTIIGTGVFLKTAAMGQSLGSPSAVLAAWAAAGLLSLAGALTYAELGAMLPRAGGEYVFLRAAYGDVPAFLYGWMRFAVAAAGSIAIYGVGFSIFLAGIVDYGPPWYEPTVHIFGTSVRWQFGARQLVAVGAIGFFSVLNCLGVVVGGRLQSLLTAVKVAAIVVIVVGVLFGSRTGTWAHLWTSDHPATGGMAAFGAAMLAALWAFDGWNNLPMAAGEVHDPGRNVPRALIIGMLVVLVVYGLANLAYCYALPMSAIVTANSTAYPDAPPVATKAVQTVLGDGGARLVSVAFVLSSLGALNGSILTNARVPYAMARDGLFFAGFGRLNRAATPARAMLAQAAWACLLAVSGTFDQLTDYVVFASWVFYGLATAGVFVLRRTQPHAERPYRTLGYPVVPLVFLAVAGWLVVNTLLTNPVSSGIGLGIIALGLPLYWLNRRRAS from the coding sequence ATGGCCGATAACCTACAACTCCGGCGCGGGCTGACGTTCACCGACGCGCTGGCATTGACGGTTGGAACAATTATCGGCACCGGCGTTTTCCTGAAAACGGCCGCCATGGGGCAGTCCCTTGGCTCGCCATCGGCTGTGTTGGCGGCTTGGGCGGCGGCCGGACTGCTCTCACTGGCCGGCGCACTGACTTATGCCGAATTGGGCGCGATGCTGCCCCGCGCCGGCGGAGAATATGTGTTCTTGCGGGCTGCCTATGGCGACGTGCCGGCCTTTCTCTACGGCTGGATGCGGTTCGCGGTTGCCGCTGCCGGCTCTATCGCCATTTATGGCGTTGGATTTTCAATTTTTCTCGCTGGCATCGTGGATTATGGGCCGCCGTGGTACGAGCCGACCGTTCACATCTTTGGGACGTCTGTTCGATGGCAGTTTGGGGCGCGGCAACTCGTGGCGGTCGGGGCGATTGGGTTCTTTTCCGTGCTCAATTGTTTGGGCGTTGTGGTCGGCGGAAGGTTGCAGTCGTTGCTGACGGCGGTCAAGGTTGCGGCCATCGTGGTTATCGTCGTTGGCGTGTTGTTCGGCTCACGAACCGGCACCTGGGCGCATCTCTGGACGTCTGACCACCCGGCAACCGGCGGCATGGCTGCCTTCGGCGCGGCCATGCTGGCTGCGCTGTGGGCCTTTGATGGCTGGAATAACCTGCCGATGGCCGCCGGTGAAGTGCACGATCCGGGACGAAATGTGCCGCGCGCGCTCATCATAGGCATGCTGGTGGTGCTGGTCGTGTATGGGCTGGCGAACCTGGCGTATTGCTATGCTTTGCCCATGAGCGCCATCGTCACGGCGAACTCAACCGCCTACCCGGACGCGCCGCCGGTGGCTACCAAAGCCGTCCAGACCGTGCTGGGCGACGGGGGCGCCAGACTCGTTTCAGTGGCGTTCGTGCTGTCGAGCTTGGGCGCACTCAATGGGTCAATTCTGACCAATGCGCGTGTGCCATACGCCATGGCCCGCGATGGCTTGTTCTTTGCCGGCTTCGGACGCCTCAACCGCGCGGCCACACCGGCCCGGGCCATGCTGGCGCAAGCGGCGTGGGCCTGCCTGTTGGCGGTGTCGGGAACTTTCGATCAACTGACGGATTATGTCGTGTTTGCCTCCTGGGTTTTCTACGGACTGGCAACCGCCGGCGTGTTCGTGCTGCGCCGGACGCAGCCCCATGCCGAGCGCCCCTACCGAACGCTCGGCTACCCGGTTGTGCCGTTGGTGTTTCTGGCCGTTGCCGGCTGGCTTGTCGTCAACACATTACTGACCAATCCGGTTTCGTCCGGGATTGGGTTGGGCATCATCGCGCTTGGGCTGCCCCTGTACTGGCTCAACCGCCGGCGCGCTTCGTGA
- a CDS encoding serine hydrolase domain-containing protein, whose amino-acid sequence MPVQLQRNRLRYWLGWMLVLGLCLPPRMSTAHSTTSGYDFSLVRNQLQGAVAANQPPGLSLMVRHRNQTIFREAYGRLGFGVPFTTESRVFLASSTKLVSMAAVMICVDRGLIRLDDPVGNYLPAFRDMPVAGSTRRGWPTIRQCMSHTAGMYGTSTALANDAISLEQAVAQIAAENTPLRALPGTDFFYGGVSMHVVGRVVEVVTGVPFDSFVRQNIFTPCRMTHSAFTESGAMTANPRIAGGMWSTLDDYMNFLRMLYADGVFEGRRVLSVASCLEMRRDQTRGVPITSSPYINYGQPDTRYGFGWWLNTVDANGVGINVSDGGAFGTLPWIDYRTGALGVFFSQTPLSNVFLLTEQTRAAVNQTILSARLPRARPKAVGVYRPVDGNVYLKFENSSGFADLNFLYGQAQDLPVAGDWDGDGLQSVGIFRQGQFFLKNTNGPGFADISFDFGEPGDIPVAGDWNGDGQDTIGVYRQGVFLLRNTNDAGPPDYVINYGQPGDLPVVGDWDGDLTTTVGCFRPADGFAYLRNSNTSGFADLSFFYGSAGDLPLAGDWTGQGFDSLGIYRQGTFFLRNTNTPGFADLAFQLGLPGDRPLAGRWR is encoded by the coding sequence ATGCCTGTTCAGCTTCAGCGCAACCGCCTTCGATACTGGCTTGGATGGATGCTCGTGCTTGGGCTATGCCTTCCACCGCGCATGAGTACGGCGCACTCGACAACGAGTGGCTATGACTTCAGTCTGGTCCGCAATCAGCTCCAGGGTGCCGTTGCCGCCAACCAACCACCGGGGCTATCGCTCATGGTACGCCACCGCAACCAAACGATTTTTCGTGAAGCCTACGGGCGACTTGGCTTCGGCGTACCGTTTACGACGGAATCACGGGTGTTCCTTGCGTCTTCCACCAAGCTGGTCTCCATGGCGGCGGTGATGATTTGTGTTGACCGCGGCTTGATCCGACTGGATGACCCAGTCGGGAATTATCTCCCGGCTTTTCGAGATATGCCCGTTGCCGGCTCGACGCGGCGCGGTTGGCCAACCATCCGGCAGTGCATGTCACATACGGCCGGGATGTATGGCACTTCCACGGCCCTCGCCAATGATGCCATCTCACTTGAGCAAGCCGTGGCGCAAATCGCGGCTGAAAACACGCCTCTTCGCGCGCTACCCGGAACAGACTTTTTTTATGGTGGCGTTTCGATGCACGTCGTCGGGCGTGTGGTCGAAGTCGTCACCGGCGTGCCGTTCGATAGTTTCGTGCGCCAGAATATTTTCACGCCGTGCCGCATGACGCACTCGGCCTTTACCGAATCGGGGGCTATGACCGCTAACCCACGGATTGCGGGTGGTATGTGGTCAACACTCGATGATTACATGAACTTTCTGAGGATGCTTTACGCGGATGGGGTTTTCGAGGGGCGGCGCGTCTTGTCGGTAGCATCCTGCCTGGAGATGCGCCGCGATCAAACCCGTGGCGTCCCAATTACGTCGTCTCCCTATATCAACTACGGCCAGCCTGACACGCGCTATGGATTCGGCTGGTGGCTCAATACGGTTGATGCCAACGGGGTAGGGATCAATGTGAGCGACGGCGGAGCCTTTGGTACGCTCCCCTGGATTGACTACCGAACCGGTGCGCTGGGCGTCTTTTTTTCTCAGACACCGCTCAGCAATGTTTTCCTGCTGACCGAGCAGACCAGGGCTGCGGTCAATCAAACTATTCTGTCGGCAAGACTGCCCCGCGCCCGACCCAAGGCGGTCGGCGTGTATCGGCCGGTGGATGGGAACGTCTATCTGAAGTTTGAAAACTCTTCTGGCTTTGCTGATCTGAATTTTCTCTATGGCCAAGCGCAGGACTTGCCAGTTGCAGGTGACTGGGACGGAGATGGACTGCAATCAGTCGGTATCTTTCGCCAGGGACAGTTTTTCCTGAAAAACACGAATGGGCCGGGTTTTGCTGACATCTCGTTCGACTTCGGTGAACCGGGTGACATCCCCGTAGCCGGCGACTGGAACGGCGACGGACAAGATACCATCGGGGTTTATCGGCAGGGTGTTTTTCTCTTGCGCAACACCAATGACGCTGGACCGCCGGACTATGTCATCAACTATGGTCAGCCCGGCGATTTGCCGGTGGTTGGCGACTGGGATGGCGACCTCACGACGACCGTCGGTTGCTTTCGTCCAGCGGATGGTTTTGCCTACCTCCGTAACTCGAATACCAGTGGCTTTGCCGACCTGTCCTTTTTTTACGGCTCGGCCGGCGACCTTCCACTGGCCGGTGACTGGACCGGACAGGGCTTTGACAGCCTCGGTATCTATCGCCAGGGAACGTTTTTCCTGCGCAATACGAACACGCCCGGCTTTGCTGACTTGGCATTTCAGCTCGGCCTGCCAGGGGATCGCCCCCTCGCCGGACGCTGGCGATAG
- a CDS encoding PIG-L family deacetylase — translation MKYRQSPGAGSWRRLAVVFLLGLLTVASLPKAAGRVPTQPTPTGKHIDRGLVGLKLQLRKLPTTASVLHIGAHPDDEDSALIARLARGDGARVAYLSLTRGEGGQNILGTEQGTALGVIRTEELHQARAIDGGEQFFTRAFDFGFSKTLKETEAKWTALHGPDAILMDMVRVIRDFKPLVIVSRWGGTPRDGHGHHQYCGFLTPQAFTKAGDPDWHPELGPAWQAQKLYVSADVAPPENTNPVLSIPTGVYDPLLGRTYFQIAMRGRSQHKSQEMGALEPDDERFSSVKLVESRVPTDPRAEISLFDGLDTSLQPLLPPDAPDELRQLMQSVEVTTKRLAETACATSEAIGPLATAYERLALCCQALNGQPTADQLKVKQAQVARAVMVAAGFYPAAVSDAATVTEGQVVTLTFSRPIKVEAPGGEGPPLVVGGVSEVINACQAVVEPRLTADGYWQSARITLPSTPVADLATGQWVTPIAHLRIRGQSYRLALPVEYRYADPIHGEVSSEVSLTPALSVRLTEALRLVSRASGRRALRVSVAVTNHTSQMRDGTLTLTAPDGWRVQPATVTLKLPSKSRQYAVFQVSPPVAVEDGRYPLTATVASGGSAYEHDVQTLTYPHIQTRRLYPRAQGLIVIADVNVAPVTVGYVMGSGDRVPQSIEQLGLPVTLLDADALATGDLQRFDVIVVGVRASQTRPDFAAEHARLLAYVEQGGTLIVQYQRPDYAARGLPPFPVGGMTRRTTDETAKVTVLQPDHPVLTRPNRITDADWNGWVQERSLYDFSQYDPRYTPLIESHDEGEVPNAGGLVVAELGRGTYVYTGCAWFRQLPAGVPGAYRVFANLLSLPKSRHSSLDAPDYRQRPARGRSPGRPS, via the coding sequence ATGAAGTACCGGCAGTCGCCCGGCGCCGGTTCATGGCGGCGCTTGGCAGTCGTTTTCTTACTCGGACTGTTGACGGTGGCAAGCTTGCCGAAGGCGGCCGGGCGTGTGCCTACACAACCGACACCGACCGGCAAGCACATTGACCGGGGACTGGTTGGGCTAAAGCTCCAGCTTCGGAAGTTGCCGACTACGGCCAGTGTTCTCCACATCGGGGCGCACCCTGACGATGAAGATTCGGCGTTGATTGCCCGCCTGGCGCGAGGCGACGGGGCGCGGGTGGCTTACTTGTCGCTAACCCGCGGCGAAGGCGGGCAAAACATTCTGGGGACAGAGCAAGGTACGGCGCTGGGCGTGATCCGAACCGAAGAGTTACACCAGGCCCGGGCCATTGACGGCGGCGAGCAGTTCTTTACCCGCGCCTTCGATTTCGGCTTCAGCAAAACCCTCAAAGAAACCGAAGCCAAGTGGACGGCGCTTCACGGCCCGGATGCCATCTTGATGGACATGGTGCGCGTGATCCGTGATTTCAAGCCACTCGTCATCGTGTCCCGCTGGGGAGGGACGCCCCGCGACGGCCACGGTCACCACCAGTACTGTGGTTTCCTGACACCACAGGCGTTCACCAAGGCCGGCGACCCCGACTGGCATCCCGAACTCGGCCCGGCCTGGCAGGCCCAAAAGCTCTACGTCAGCGCCGACGTTGCGCCACCGGAAAACACCAACCCGGTACTCAGCATTCCCACTGGCGTCTATGATCCACTGTTGGGGCGCACCTATTTCCAGATCGCCATGCGTGGGCGAAGCCAGCACAAATCACAGGAAATGGGGGCGCTGGAGCCGGATGATGAACGTTTTTCGAGTGTCAAGCTGGTGGAAAGCCGTGTGCCGACCGATCCACGAGCCGAAATCTCCTTGTTCGATGGGCTGGATACGAGTTTACAACCGCTCTTGCCACCTGACGCCCCAGATGAACTACGGCAGTTGATGCAGTCCGTTGAAGTGACAACCAAGCGCCTGGCGGAAACCGCTTGCGCAACGTCTGAAGCCATCGGGCCACTGGCGACTGCCTACGAACGGCTTGCGCTGTGCTGCCAGGCACTGAACGGGCAGCCGACGGCCGACCAGCTCAAGGTCAAACAAGCGCAAGTGGCTCGGGCCGTCATGGTAGCGGCCGGCTTCTATCCGGCTGCGGTTTCAGACGCGGCAACCGTCACCGAAGGGCAGGTTGTCACGCTCACGTTCAGCCGTCCGATCAAGGTGGAGGCGCCTGGCGGCGAGGGGCCACCGCTCGTTGTCGGGGGTGTATCTGAAGTGATTAATGCTTGCCAGGCTGTCGTCGAACCGCGTCTGACTGCCGATGGCTACTGGCAGAGCGCCCGGATTACGCTGCCGTCAACCCCAGTGGCGGACCTGGCGACTGGGCAGTGGGTAACACCGATTGCTCACCTACGGATTCGGGGGCAATCCTACCGGCTCGCGCTCCCAGTCGAATATCGCTACGCTGACCCCATTCACGGTGAGGTTTCTTCTGAAGTAAGCCTGACACCAGCGCTCTCGGTGCGCTTGACAGAAGCGCTGCGGCTGGTATCACGGGCGTCTGGACGGCGCGCGCTGCGCGTTTCGGTAGCCGTGACCAATCACACGTCGCAGATGCGGGACGGGACACTCACCCTGACCGCGCCCGACGGGTGGCGCGTCCAGCCCGCGACTGTGACCCTGAAACTGCCGTCCAAAAGCCGCCAGTACGCTGTCTTTCAAGTCTCCCCACCTGTTGCGGTTGAGGATGGACGCTACCCGCTGACGGCGACGGTTGCCAGTGGTGGCAGCGCCTACGAGCACGACGTCCAAACCCTGACTTACCCCCACATTCAGACGCGCCGGCTTTATCCACGCGCACAGGGACTGATCGTGATCGCCGATGTCAACGTTGCGCCGGTCACCGTCGGGTACGTCATGGGCAGTGGCGACCGCGTGCCGCAGTCCATCGAGCAACTTGGCTTGCCGGTGACGCTGCTTGACGCTGACGCGCTGGCGACCGGAGACCTCCAACGGTTTGATGTGATTGTCGTCGGCGTGCGGGCGTCGCAGACCCGTCCTGACTTTGCGGCTGAACACGCTCGCCTGCTTGCCTATGTCGAGCAAGGCGGAACGCTCATTGTCCAGTACCAGCGCCCTGACTACGCTGCGCGGGGACTGCCGCCCTTCCCGGTCGGTGGGATGACACGCCGTACGACCGATGAAACGGCCAAGGTCACGGTTTTACAGCCCGATCATCCGGTGTTGACCCGACCTAATCGGATCACCGATGCCGATTGGAATGGGTGGGTGCAGGAACGTTCGCTGTATGACTTCAGCCAGTACGATCCCCGCTACACGCCGTTGATTGAAAGCCACGATGAAGGCGAAGTGCCCAACGCTGGTGGCTTGGTTGTCGCCGAGCTTGGACGGGGAACGTATGTTTATACCGGTTGTGCCTGGTTTCGGCAGTTGCCGGCCGGCGTTCCGGGCGCATACCGAGTTTTTGCCAACCTGTTGAGCCTGCCGAAAAGTCGGCACTCCAGCCTGGACGCTCCTGACTATCGCCAGCGTCCGGCGAGGGGGCGATCCCCTGGCAGGCCGAGCTGA
- the recO gene encoding DNA repair protein RecO, translated as MPLAVLHTSDAFVLRTYDYGEGHKIVVLFTRLDGLIRAVAHGARSSKNKYGAALELLSEVAITYREREGRDLAQLVTCDVKRTRFSAAADPATLAMLAYWAELVSELFPPHQANDPVYRLLSVGCEAIERRLSTGLDEARQAQPALAAYVETWLLRLAGFLPSWRQCARCGAFFDAEQPARLASDGTPACRSCVSAGRDIGPLTRRAYAAIQRFGPDEFLGQAVPTHVVADVAEVNSRLMQAVVERPLKSYAVWQRLRAETLE; from the coding sequence ATGCCCCTTGCCGTACTCCACACCAGCGATGCCTTTGTCTTACGTACGTACGACTACGGCGAAGGCCACAAGATTGTCGTCCTCTTCACGCGATTGGATGGCTTGATTCGGGCGGTGGCGCATGGGGCGCGCAGCTCAAAAAACAAGTACGGTGCGGCGCTCGAACTGCTTTCGGAGGTCGCCATTACCTACCGGGAACGGGAGGGGCGCGACTTGGCGCAGCTCGTGACGTGCGATGTGAAGCGAACCCGCTTCAGCGCGGCGGCCGACCCGGCGACGCTGGCCATGTTGGCGTACTGGGCGGAACTCGTCTCCGAACTGTTCCCGCCACATCAAGCCAACGACCCGGTCTATCGGCTGCTTTCTGTCGGTTGTGAAGCGATTGAGCGCCGTCTGTCCACCGGACTCGATGAAGCCCGGCAGGCACAGCCGGCCCTGGCGGCTTATGTTGAAACTTGGTTGCTGCGGTTGGCCGGTTTTCTTCCATCCTGGCGGCAATGCGCTCGGTGCGGTGCTTTCTTTGATGCCGAGCAACCGGCGCGGCTGGCATCAGATGGGACGCCGGCCTGTCGCAGTTGCGTGTCCGCGGGACGCGACATCGGCCCACTGACCCGCCGCGCTTATGCAGCAATTCAGCGATTTGGGCCGGACGAGTTTCTGGGACAGGCTGTGCCAACCCACGTCGTAGCCGATGTAGCTGAAGTCAACAGCCGCCTCATGCAGGCGGTCGTCGAGCGGCCGCTGAAAAGTTACGCGGTTTGGCAGCGGTTGCGCGCGGAGACGCTCGAATGA
- a CDS encoding NADP-dependent oxidoreductase: protein MTELINRQWRLAARPVGNFKDTDFTWHEEPVPALAAGQVRVRNIYLSLDPTNRIWAAQDSYLPAVPLGDVMRGVAIGVVEASTHDALPEGTFVQGLLGWQLYYVGDGKGLTPITKIPGQSLLLYHGVLGAIGLTAYFGLLDIGKPKAGETLVVSAAAGAVGSLVGQIGKIIGCRVVGIAGGPEKCRWIVEELGFDAAIDYKHENVAAALASHCPQGIDVYFDNVGGDILDAALARMNNFGRVVACGAISQYTADRPPVGPSNFLLVVSKRLRIEGFIVLDYLPRAQEAIPQLLGWIASGQLKYRLDVVDGLEQAPQAVRKLFDGSNLGKLVVKVSEEPS from the coding sequence ATGACCGAACTCATCAACCGCCAGTGGCGACTGGCTGCCCGCCCGGTGGGCAACTTCAAGGATACCGACTTCACTTGGCACGAAGAACCCGTGCCAGCACTCGCCGCCGGACAAGTCCGGGTTCGCAACATCTATCTTTCGCTCGACCCGACCAACCGTATTTGGGCCGCGCAGGATTCCTACCTGCCGGCCGTCCCGCTTGGCGACGTGATGCGGGGTGTCGCCATTGGCGTCGTCGAAGCGTCAACCCATGACGCACTTCCGGAAGGGACCTTCGTTCAAGGCTTGCTCGGCTGGCAGCTTTACTATGTTGGTGATGGAAAAGGGCTGACGCCGATTACGAAAATTCCGGGACAGTCTTTGCTTCTGTACCACGGCGTTCTTGGGGCGATTGGCTTGACGGCCTACTTCGGGCTTCTCGATATCGGCAAGCCCAAGGCCGGTGAAACCTTGGTTGTTTCGGCCGCGGCCGGCGCCGTCGGCTCACTCGTCGGACAAATTGGAAAAATTATCGGGTGTCGGGTCGTTGGCATTGCCGGTGGGCCGGAAAAATGCCGCTGGATCGTCGAAGAACTCGGATTTGACGCTGCCATTGACTACAAGCACGAAAACGTTGCTGCGGCACTGGCCAGCCACTGTCCGCAGGGCATTGACGTGTACTTCGACAATGTCGGTGGTGACATCCTCGATGCGGCACTGGCCCGCATGAACAATTTCGGACGTGTCGTTGCCTGCGGTGCCATTTCACAGTACACCGCCGACCGCCCGCCGGTCGGTCCGTCCAACTTCCTGCTGGTCGTGAGCAAGCGGTTGCGCATCGAAGGCTTCATCGTCCTCGACTATCTGCCCCGCGCCCAGGAAGCCATCCCGCAACTGCTCGGCTGGATTGCCAGCGGTCAGCTCAAGTATCGGCTCGATGTGGTGGATGGCCTCGAACAAGCCCCCCAAGCCGTACGCAAGCTGTTTGATGGCTCAAACCTGGGTAAGCTTGTCGTCAAGGTTTCAGAAGAACCCTCATGA
- the lpxB gene encoding lipid-A-disaccharide synthase, whose translation MTARVFIVAGEASGDAHAAELIHCLQTQAEVEGVPRLHCYGMGGDGLAAAGVAPLVRMEAVSVIGIAEVLRHLPTIWRTFRQLIATVDQHRPDLAVLVDFPDFNLRLARQLRRRGIPIVWYISPQVWAWRRGRIPALKQLVTEMLVLFPFEVTFYAQHGMDVTFVGHPLLDRVPRFSAEEQQRIRERFGIAPDKRIVALLPGSRRSELRHYLQPMLLAAERLARQDARVAYVLPCAPSLDAAELAERLRQTNAPVTLTSHAFYESLAIADAAVVASGTATLETALVGTPMVIVGKVAPLTAAYLRRFAPLPYVGLVNYVMGDVAVPELLQEQVTGENIAHALGRLLADPAERERLQSVYQALRTRLGEQGASARAAQAVWRHLTTVSRMSQTTVTSATG comes from the coding sequence ATGACGGCCAGAGTCTTCATTGTTGCCGGCGAGGCTTCAGGCGATGCGCATGCCGCCGAATTGATTCACTGCCTCCAGACTCAGGCAGAAGTGGAAGGCGTGCCGCGCCTACACTGTTACGGCATGGGTGGCGACGGCCTGGCGGCGGCCGGCGTCGCCCCACTGGTGCGCATGGAAGCCGTCAGCGTCATCGGCATCGCCGAGGTGCTCCGCCACTTGCCGACGATCTGGCGGACGTTTCGCCAACTCATTGCTACCGTTGACCAACACCGTCCCGACCTGGCCGTTCTGGTGGACTTCCCGGACTTCAACCTGCGTCTGGCGCGTCAGCTCAGGCGACGGGGCATTCCCATTGTGTGGTACATCAGTCCGCAGGTCTGGGCGTGGCGACGCGGCCGCATCCCGGCGCTCAAGCAACTCGTCACGGAAATGCTGGTCTTGTTTCCGTTCGAGGTGACGTTCTATGCCCAGCACGGCATGGACGTGACATTCGTCGGGCACCCACTCCTGGACCGCGTGCCGCGCTTTTCGGCGGAGGAACAACAGCGAATCCGGGAACGTTTCGGAATAGCGCCGGACAAGCGCATCGTCGCGCTGCTGCCGGGCAGTCGGCGCTCCGAACTCCGGCATTACCTTCAACCGATGCTCCTGGCCGCCGAACGGTTAGCGCGGCAGGACGCGCGCGTGGCCTACGTGCTGCCCTGCGCGCCGTCGCTGGACGCGGCCGAGCTTGCCGAGCGCCTGCGTCAGACGAACGCCCCGGTTACCCTGACCTCCCATGCCTTTTACGAAAGCCTGGCCATTGCCGATGCGGCCGTGGTGGCGTCCGGCACCGCCACACTGGAAACGGCGCTGGTTGGGACGCCGATGGTCATTGTCGGCAAGGTTGCGCCGTTGACCGCGGCCTATCTGCGGCGTTTCGCGCCCCTGCCTTATGTCGGACTCGTCAACTACGTAATGGGTGACGTTGCCGTTCCAGAGCTGCTGCAAGAGCAAGTGACCGGCGAGAACATCGCCCATGCCCTTGGGCGTCTCCTTGCCGACCCAGCCGAACGGGAACGCTTGCAGTCCGTTTACCAGGCGCTTCGCACCCGACTTGGTGAGCAAGGCGCTTCGGCGCGGGCCGCGCAAGCCGTCTGGCGACACTTGACGACCGTCTCACGGATGTCCCAGACAACTGTGACGAGCGCGACCGGATAG